The Persephonella atlantica region ACCACCTCTTCTTTTGTTTGGAACGTAAGGAATATCTTCACCAATCCACCACATAAGGGAGTTTGTTGCAGACTTTCTTGAAGAACCTGTTCCAACAACATCGCCTACAAATGCAACAGGATGACCTTTCTTCTTAAGCTCCTGTATTTTCTGTATTGCATCAGGCATTTTAGCCTGAAGCATAGAAAGTGCATGAAGCGGTATATCACTTCTTGTTGATGCTTCCCTTGCAGGAGAAAGATCATCAGTGTTTGTTTCTCCGGGAACTTTAAACACTGTAACAGTTATTTTCTCTGGAAGAGGCTCTTTTGATAAGAACCACTCTGCATTTGCCCAGCTTTCTAAAACCTCCTGTGCATACTTGTTTCCAGACTTTGCCAGATCTACCACATCATTAAAGTAGTCGTAAACAAGAAGAATATTTTTCAGAGCTTTTGCTGCTGCTTTTGCTATCTCCTCGTCCTTGTGGGAAAGTGCTTTTATCAGAGGTTCTACATTGTAACCTCCAAGCATTGTTCCTAAAATCTCAACAGCATGGACAGGAGTTATAGCTAAAGACTTTTTCTTGCCTTCTATAATATCAGCTAAAAACTTTGCCTTTACAAATGCAGCATCATCAACACCTGGTGGAACTCTGTTCAGAAATAAATCCATCAGGAACTCTTCCTCAACGATAGGGACCTGCTGCAGTAGCTCAACGAGCTGCTCAACCTGCTTTGCATTTAACGGAAGTGGCGGAATACCTAATTTTTCCCTTTCTTCTGCATGCTTTCTGTATTCTTCTATAAAACCCATCTTTCACCTCTCCTAACATTTATTTTTAGACAGATAATTATAATTGATTAAAAACAAAAAAATCAAACACTGTTTTAAAAATATTTCTTCAAACACAATTTCAAACTATGATTAATATTATAAAAGCCTTAGAAAACTACTGAGAAGCCCCAGTAAAAACAAAATGTCAGGTCATAGCTGTAGTGATTAGAGGTCTGATCCTCCTTATTCAATAATATCTTTCACTTTAGCTTTTAGACCGTCTATAAACTCTAACTCCTCATCAAAAGTGTAAAGATTTATGCTTTTTTTTCCATTTTGATAAAGATACACTTTTTGCGTCTGTGGATCAATAAGTATAACTCTTGGAACACCTATTTTAAAGTAATCCTCAATTTTTTCTTCCATCTCTGATACGGTATTATTGGGAGAAATAATCTCTATTATCAAATCAGGCGGTATCTCAAGAATACCTTTTGGTTTCTCTTTTAATCTTTCCTTACTTATATAAACAATATCTGCCCCCCTTATTCTAAGGGGATCTCGTGAAATCAGAATTCCAACCTCTCCAGATGAGACATACCCTTTATCTTTTAGTTTTTTTCTTAAAAAATATCCAATATCCAGTTCAATCTCTCCATGTTCAAATCCTGTCGGTGCCATCTCAACAATATCTCCATCTATAATCTCATAACTTCCCTCGGGAAGCCTGTTTATATCTTTATAAGTCAGCTTTCTCTTTTCTAAAACAGACATTTTTATACCCTGATGATTTTGTTTCTTTTAATTTAGATTTAGATGGGGAGAATTTCAACAGATGATCTTGAAATAAAAAGGGGCTTTAACGCCCCCTTGTTTGTTCAAGTTGTTGAACCTTCTTCGTCTAAGTAGAGCTCTCTGAATACTTCATCTTTTATCTGTATGTTTTCACCTTTAAATCCAGGCATTGCCTCAATTCTGTACCATGCAGACCTGTACCATATATCAGAAGGTCCTTTGCTTACAGGTGCTACCTTTTGAGCTCTTGTCTCTTCGTGATACTCCCAGTTCATGTATGCATTAAAGTCCTGAATAATGTCTGTTATTACCATTCCGTAATCGTTTATAAGGGCTTTTTGGAATTTTTGCCATCTGTTGAGAGATGAGTCCCTGAGAGTCAGACCGAAGTATCCTGCAGAGCCTTCTCCTTTGAGTGAGGCGATACCTCTTGCAATAAATGCTTTAAATGCTTTTACAGTTTCAGGTGGATCTGTGATAAACACATCAAATGCTCCTATCCACTCCTCTGGGAATGGATTTCTCAGGTCAAATCTTATAGCTTCAGCGTTATCTACTCCAAGCTCTTTGAATATTCTGTTGTCAAAATCTATTGCCCTCTCATCTATATCTAATATCAAAACTCTTCTTGGAAGACCTGTAAGGGCTACAGCAAGACCTGTAAGGTCATCTTCAGCTCCCATAACTAAAATATCCCTATTTCTAAGGTCTTCCCTTGAATCAAGGAAAAGAACTCTTGAAATAGTAGTTTCAGGAGTTACAGAACCCTGATCATACTCCTGAATTGCCTTAGGTCTGTCCTTTGCAAGTTCAACAAATGTTCTATACCAGTCTTTATTTGCATAAAACGGTATTCCCCTTCCTTCACACGCCTGACAGGTATAAT contains the following coding sequences:
- a CDS encoding Uma2 family endonuclease, translated to MSVLEKRKLTYKDINRLPEGSYEIIDGDIVEMAPTGFEHGEIELDIGYFLRKKLKDKGYVSSGEVGILISRDPLRIRGADIVYISKERLKEKPKGILEIPPDLIIEIISPNNTVSEMEEKIEDYFKIGVPRVILIDPQTQKVYLYQNGKKSINLYTFDEELEFIDGLKAKVKDIIE
- a CDS encoding bis-aminopropyl spermidine synthase family protein → MAEVLEKVAKEATEKTNIRLIPRNVERMLAAIQVASDFWKIVDYSDLPVPAASEIVRGLISEGFVKVENDEVFLTEKGVSLVKELNIPPYVDYTCQACEGRGIPFYANKDWYRTFVELAKDRPKAIQEYDQGSVTPETTISRVLFLDSREDLRNRDILVMGAEDDLTGLAVALTGLPRRVLILDIDERAIDFDNRIFKELGVDNAEAIRFDLRNPFPEEWIGAFDVFITDPPETVKAFKAFIARGIASLKGEGSAGYFGLTLRDSSLNRWQKFQKALINDYGMVITDIIQDFNAYMNWEYHEETRAQKVAPVSKGPSDIWYRSAWYRIEAMPGFKGENIQIKDEVFRELYLDEEGSTT